In a genomic window of Vibrio gigantis:
- a CDS encoding carbohydrate deacetylase: MKLILNADDFGLTESVNLGIADCFRAGTVKSTTIMMNQPGVSHASQLYQRGLIHEVGLHFTVTSGKSISSPKLIPTLVDENGHFFDRKALFNKSDVSSDEVFRECMAQYQAALDAGFNINHIDSHHFAGAYRPLKIGFTQAANEIGLPVRRIDSFIQGQSLLSVPTPDAFDMGFHAEGVNIEYLKAVLLAYQDSMPNSTIELMCHPARTLTEELEEISSYAHARVEEWKILTSDEFSLWLRKNGIECVGFDALHA, from the coding sequence ATGAAACTTATATTAAACGCTGATGATTTCGGTCTGACGGAATCTGTAAACTTGGGTATCGCTGATTGTTTTCGCGCCGGGACCGTAAAATCGACCACCATAATGATGAACCAACCTGGTGTATCTCACGCGTCACAACTCTATCAGCGTGGTCTTATTCATGAAGTTGGACTGCATTTTACAGTGACATCAGGTAAATCAATATCGTCCCCTAAATTAATTCCAACACTGGTTGACGAGAATGGTCATTTTTTTGATAGAAAGGCCCTGTTTAATAAATCTGATGTGTCTTCTGATGAAGTCTTTAGAGAGTGTATGGCGCAATATCAAGCGGCTTTAGACGCGGGATTTAATATTAATCATATCGATAGCCACCATTTTGCTGGTGCCTACCGTCCTCTTAAGATAGGTTTCACGCAGGCAGCGAATGAAATAGGTCTTCCAGTTAGGCGTATTGATAGCTTTATACAGGGTCAAAGTTTACTGTCGGTTCCTACCCCAGATGCGTTTGATATGGGCTTTCATGCTGAAGGTGTCAATATTGAATACCTCAAAGCAGTATTGCTGGCTTATCAAGACAGCATGCCTAACAGTACGATTGAATTAATGTGCCACCCAGCAAGGACGCTAACTGAAGAGCTAGAGGAAATCTCTAGCTATGCTCATGCTCGTGTTGAAGAGTGGAAGATTTTAACCAGCGATGAGTTTTCTCTCTGGCTAAGAAAAAATGGTATTGAATGCGTTGGTTTCGATGCGCTTCATGCTTAA
- a CDS encoding LysR substrate-binding domain-containing protein: MNLVTNQQQQLSLLHTFSVAARHLSFTQAAEELFITQSGVSQRIKKLEIQLQFNLFIRKTRKLELTPEGQRVLSVLNSSFESIFSTLSDIQTGELTGSLHIATSPYFASAWLIPRLPSLRQQYPHLSIKLQTKQNQSDFEFEPYDVAIFYSKGEYPNHYSERLFSGKRTPVCSADYAEEHCLNNGINTLSDVNFIHRGDTSAWQYWLDEISVGIDCEKRCDFYSDNRLAMEAAELSLGVFLARLEFALPLIQAGKLVAPFPHIESGKGYDLVCPKGMETRAKFQAFSRWVHSEIDNG, from the coding sequence ATGAACTTAGTGACCAATCAACAACAACAGCTTTCTCTTCTTCATACTTTTAGCGTTGCAGCGCGCCACTTGAGTTTTACCCAAGCAGCAGAGGAGCTCTTTATTACTCAAAGCGGAGTCAGTCAGAGAATAAAAAAACTGGAAATACAGCTTCAATTCAATCTGTTTATTCGAAAGACCCGAAAGCTAGAGCTCACCCCAGAGGGGCAAAGAGTTCTGAGTGTTTTAAACTCATCATTTGAGTCCATATTTTCCACCCTCTCTGACATTCAAACCGGAGAGCTGACTGGTAGCTTACATATAGCCACATCACCTTATTTCGCCTCTGCTTGGCTGATCCCGAGACTCCCCTCACTTCGTCAGCAATACCCACACTTAAGCATCAAGCTGCAAACCAAACAAAACCAATCTGATTTTGAATTTGAGCCATACGATGTAGCTATTTTTTATAGTAAAGGAGAATACCCAAATCACTACAGTGAGCGTTTATTTTCTGGAAAGAGAACACCTGTGTGCAGTGCTGACTACGCCGAGGAGCATTGTCTTAACAATGGAATCAATACTCTATCAGACGTTAATTTTATCCATAGAGGGGATACAAGTGCGTGGCAGTATTGGTTAGATGAGATAAGTGTAGGCATCGACTGCGAAAAGCGATGTGATTTCTATAGTGATAACAGACTGGCGATGGAAGCAGCGGAATTATCACTCGGTGTGTTTCTTGCTCGATTAGAATTTGCGCTGCCTTTAATTCAAGCGGGTAAGTTAGTCGCGCCATTTCCACATATTGAATCAGGAAAAGGCTACGATTTGGTTTGCCCTAAAGGAATGGAAACCAGAGCGAAGTTCCAAGCGTTTTCTCGCTGGGTACATTCTGAGATAGACAACGGATAA
- a CDS encoding alpha/beta fold hydrolase, with translation MKKWKKTLLVASGILLSSMAFAGNEQSQADSEFPIPSGFESSFKEVNGVKLHYVIGGEGPLLVMVHGFAQSWYEWHQLMPKLAEDYQVIAMDLPGLGLSEPLDSTYTGQDVSPYIHSLAKTFSPDDKFNVIAHDIGGWVTYPMLAQHQNDIDKVALLETIVPSDLIYTFPAYTPQGESTAWHFSFFSAKNELAESLISGNEDKFFKHFILEHAENKNAFSDELFGMYAESYKKPQTLNAAFEYYRALPESVIQNDNLSENNLLKMPILTISGNGQGSLGATQFNQMKEYANDVQGHVLESCGHWLMEECPVQVEDLVIDFFNKK, from the coding sequence ATGAAAAAATGGAAGAAAACACTTTTAGTCGCATCGGGCATTTTACTTTCCTCAATGGCTTTTGCGGGTAATGAGCAGAGTCAAGCGGACAGTGAGTTTCCAATTCCTTCTGGTTTTGAAAGCAGCTTTAAAGAAGTTAACGGAGTGAAGCTTCATTATGTAATTGGAGGGGAAGGGCCTTTATTGGTAATGGTCCATGGCTTTGCTCAGTCATGGTACGAATGGCACCAGTTAATGCCTAAATTAGCAGAAGATTACCAAGTTATTGCTATGGATCTTCCAGGTCTTGGTTTATCTGAGCCGCTAGACTCCACTTATACAGGGCAGGACGTATCACCTTATATCCATTCTTTAGCTAAGACCTTTAGCCCGGATGATAAATTCAATGTCATAGCTCATGATATTGGTGGCTGGGTCACATATCCTATGCTAGCTCAACATCAGAATGATATTGATAAGGTCGCTCTACTGGAGACCATCGTACCAAGCGACTTAATATACACGTTCCCAGCTTATACTCCTCAGGGAGAGTCGACCGCGTGGCACTTTAGCTTTTTCTCTGCGAAAAACGAATTGGCTGAATCACTTATATCAGGCAATGAAGATAAGTTTTTTAAGCACTTCATTCTTGAGCATGCAGAGAATAAGAATGCATTTTCAGATGAACTGTTCGGTATGTATGCGGAATCTTATAAAAAACCTCAAACTCTAAACGCTGCTTTTGAGTATTACAGAGCACTTCCTGAATCTGTGATTCAAAATGACAATCTATCAGAGAATAACTTGTTGAAAATGCCGATTCTGACGATATCAGGTAATGGTCAAGGCAGTTTAGGAGCGACTCAATTTAATCAAATGAAAGAATATGCTAATGATGTTCAAGGTCATGTGTTGGAGTCATGTGGTCACTGGTTGATGGAGGAGTGTCCAGTCCAGGTTGAAGATCTAGTTATTGATTTTTTTAACAAAAAATAA
- a CDS encoding IS1-like element transposase — protein sequence MTTNKPNCRFCHKSDSVIKHGYGPNGHQRFRCLACRRTFQVNYCYEACKPGIRNRIIEMTAQNHGKRETSRHLHVAYNTVLSTCHRVRKKSPPFDNTNSDTLPNSITLKTAFLLDKKQHFCATFPTLGLRALTTTNIDGT from the coding sequence GTGACAACGAATAAACCCAACTGCCGCTTCTGTCATAAGAGTGACAGTGTCATAAAGCATGGTTATGGCCCCAATGGCCATCAACGATTTCGCTGTCTTGCTTGCCGCCGTACCTTTCAAGTGAATTATTGTTACGAGGCCTGCAAACCAGGAATTCGAAATAGGATTATTGAAATGACCGCACAAAACCATGGAAAGCGAGAAACCAGTCGTCATTTACACGTTGCCTACAACACAGTTCTAAGCACATGTCATCGGGTAAGAAAAAAGTCTCCACCCTTTGATAATACGAATTCTGATACGTTGCCGAATTCAATCACATTGAAAACGGCATTTTTATTGGATAAAAAACAACATTTTTGTGCCACTTTTCCAACACTTGGACTTAGGGCTCTAACAACAACCAATATCGACGGTACGTAA
- a CDS encoding MFS transporter: MKKQSLFIFALSLAVFGVITTELGIIGLLPQVMKDFNIDVQEAGLLVSVYAIVVAVSGPFITLMMSGWNRKHVLVGILSLFVVSNLVYAMTQDYTTMMIFRVLPALVHAVFFSVALVVVTSMVPVEEQSNAAAKVFGGVAVGLVFGIPISAFLAEEYSLAYAFYFGLAACAIALVSVMFLMESAPVKEKMSFGSQVTILRSKSMWLSLFTVIFIFAAMFSSYSFITQYLSTVTNMNGTWISAMLMVFGIFGIFGNFIFGKLLSKNILKTVMLYPIIFGLTFIIVYFMGFSFYFMIGMVAFWGAVHSAGLIVSQTWIMENAGDSKVFANSLFVSFSNLGITLGSVIAGWFISQFGVENLFLSSLVFTMLALVSILLNQKKSSDLKLSKVN, translated from the coding sequence ATGAAAAAACAAAGCTTGTTTATCTTTGCTCTATCTTTAGCCGTTTTTGGCGTTATCACGACAGAGCTTGGTATTATTGGTCTCCTTCCACAAGTCATGAAAGACTTCAATATTGATGTACAAGAAGCTGGTCTATTAGTCAGTGTCTACGCTATTGTCGTCGCGGTGAGTGGCCCCTTTATTACGTTAATGATGTCTGGATGGAATAGAAAGCATGTTCTAGTCGGCATTTTGTCTCTATTCGTTGTCTCTAACCTTGTGTACGCTATGACGCAAGATTACACAACCATGATGATATTTCGCGTTCTACCGGCGTTAGTACATGCTGTATTCTTTTCTGTCGCTTTAGTGGTTGTCACATCAATGGTTCCAGTTGAAGAACAAAGCAACGCCGCTGCTAAAGTTTTTGGTGGAGTAGCCGTAGGATTAGTCTTTGGTATTCCGATTAGTGCTTTTCTTGCTGAAGAATATTCTCTCGCTTATGCCTTTTACTTTGGTTTAGCCGCTTGCGCCATTGCGTTAGTGAGTGTGATGTTCTTGATGGAAAGTGCTCCCGTTAAGGAAAAAATGTCATTCGGCTCTCAAGTAACTATCTTACGCAGCAAATCAATGTGGTTGTCATTATTCACCGTTATATTCATCTTTGCAGCGATGTTTTCTTCGTACAGTTTTATTACTCAATACTTAAGTACTGTAACGAATATGAACGGTACGTGGATTAGTGCAATGCTGATGGTGTTTGGTATCTTTGGTATCTTTGGAAACTTCATTTTTGGTAAGCTACTCAGTAAAAATATTCTTAAAACAGTGATGCTGTACCCTATAATATTCGGTCTTACCTTCATAATTGTTTACTTCATGGGGTTCTCATTCTACTTTATGATCGGCATGGTCGCGTTTTGGGGTGCAGTGCATTCTGCAGGATTGATCGTGAGCCAGACATGGATAATGGAAAATGCAGGTGATTCAAAAGTATTTGCAAATAGCCTCTTTGTGTCTTTTTCTAACTTAGGAATTACTCTTGGCTCAGTTATCGCGGGATGGTTTATCTCTCAATTCGGCGTAGAAAATCTATTTTTATCAAGCTTAGTCTTTACGATGTTAGCATTAGTTAGCATCTTACTTAACCAGAAGAAAAGTTCAGATCTCAAACTTTCAAAAGTGAATTAG
- a CDS encoding AzlC family ABC transporter permease: protein MTENTQHLQRSSIELHEFTRTDIWSGFTQLLPLSMFVIVFGFAFGVAAVQTGLDSFPTMLMSTLVFAGASQFATLDMWGAEVPLIPVLITVFAINARHLLMGATLYPWLRQLPPTKRYGVMLIASDANWAMALHAFGRKEPGFGLLVGGGLALWLFWIIGTWVGIYFGSVIQDPVGLGLDMVMGCFLLSMVVVGPKNSRIFIIWATAAASSILAYWYLPENSHVVVGAISGGVLGACWKEKKS, encoded by the coding sequence ATGACAGAAAACACTCAACACCTTCAACGCTCCTCGATTGAGTTACACGAGTTTACACGTACCGACATCTGGAGCGGCTTCACCCAACTTTTGCCTCTCTCTATGTTTGTGATCGTATTTGGTTTCGCATTCGGTGTCGCTGCAGTACAAACTGGACTGGATTCTTTTCCAACTATGTTAATGAGCACACTTGTTTTTGCAGGTGCTTCACAGTTTGCTACGTTGGATATGTGGGGAGCAGAAGTCCCCCTTATTCCAGTTCTTATTACCGTATTTGCGATCAATGCTCGCCACCTTTTGATGGGGGCCACGCTATATCCTTGGTTACGTCAACTCCCCCCGACAAAACGATATGGTGTGATGTTGATAGCTTCGGACGCAAACTGGGCAATGGCACTCCATGCCTTTGGAAGGAAGGAACCCGGTTTTGGATTGCTCGTTGGCGGTGGTTTAGCACTTTGGTTATTTTGGATCATCGGCACTTGGGTTGGCATTTACTTTGGCAGCGTAATCCAAGATCCAGTGGGGCTTGGGCTCGATATGGTTATGGGCTGCTTTTTACTTTCCATGGTCGTCGTTGGGCCTAAAAACTCAAGAATCTTTATTATTTGGGCCACAGCAGCGGCATCTTCAATATTGGCATATTGGTATTTACCTGAAAACAGCCATGTTGTTGTTGGTGCTATTTCTGGTGGGGTGTTGGGTGCTTGTTGGAAGGAGAAGAAATCATGA
- a CDS encoding AzlD family protein: MSIETNVGGTLLIIIAMALVTLATRWGGVYVMSFVPISERVQRFITAMSGSVLVALLTPLAVEGDNGARAALFSTAVVMFVIKKPLPAIAAGIIAAAAVRSL; encoded by the coding sequence ATGAGTATTGAAACAAATGTTGGTGGTACTTTATTGATAATCATTGCAATGGCATTGGTCACATTAGCTACACGCTGGGGTGGTGTATATGTCATGTCATTTGTTCCAATTAGCGAGCGTGTTCAACGTTTTATTACAGCGATGTCAGGTTCTGTATTAGTCGCCCTTCTCACACCTCTTGCCGTAGAAGGTGACAACGGAGCTAGAGCTGCACTCTTTTCTACAGCTGTCGTCATGTTCGTCATCAAAAAACCTCTACCAGCAATCGCAGCAGGAATCATTGCCGCGGCGGCAGTACGATCTTTGTAG
- a CDS encoding AbgT family transporter produces the protein MLSNVMPNTFFDKLERWGNKLPHPVFLFLWLSLIIIVTSFFTSNAQVSYTLPGGNIEHVNNLLSLEAIRTWLGGSVKEFISFPPLGVVIIATIGIGLADSSGLISYSVQRLVSKTGKWQLTVSIMILGILSNVVGSVGYIVLIPLACRAYQAANRPPLAGLATAFAGVAGGTHATVFLTTYDVVIAGITTSAAQLIDPTIIVSPLANYFFMSASVFALVLVGSFVSINIVEKRQSRFACHYATPEQRFTDSYDFDNNKAANNDKAMWAAAVVFVMVAVFVVLSTVLPNGWLAPYEGQPLGRSEVMRGLPIIIAVTFGLSGLTYGYLSGSFKCERDLLNACQKSMSQLGVFLLIIFVASQMIYLFKLSQLSGVLAMSMSSLVTEVQLHPAIILLLVVILCAFLNIFMGSPIVQWSMIAPVLIPSLFYVGIPLEVTQAAFRIGDSVTNIISPLFGYLGLILAAAQDYDKEAKLGTLMSLMLPFSLAFLLVWTTLLLVWVYVLQWPMGL, from the coding sequence ATGCTTTCTAACGTGATGCCAAATACGTTTTTTGATAAGTTAGAGCGATGGGGAAATAAACTTCCCCATCCTGTCTTCTTGTTTCTATGGTTGTCGTTGATAATCATAGTAACCTCATTCTTCACGTCCAACGCCCAAGTCTCTTACACACTGCCCGGTGGAAACATTGAACACGTCAACAACCTGTTGTCTTTAGAGGCGATAAGAACTTGGCTCGGTGGCAGCGTCAAAGAGTTCATCAGCTTCCCACCATTAGGCGTCGTCATTATTGCCACCATTGGAATTGGCTTGGCGGACTCTTCTGGCCTCATCAGTTACTCCGTTCAGCGGTTAGTCAGTAAAACCGGCAAGTGGCAGCTGACAGTAAGCATCATGATCTTGGGCATTTTATCGAATGTCGTCGGTTCTGTAGGCTATATTGTACTCATCCCTTTGGCTTGTCGAGCATACCAAGCCGCCAATCGCCCGCCGCTTGCTGGGCTTGCCACCGCATTTGCGGGGGTAGCAGGGGGAACTCACGCCACCGTATTCTTAACCACTTATGACGTTGTGATTGCAGGCATCACGACCTCTGCTGCTCAACTGATTGATCCGACTATTATCGTCAGCCCTCTGGCTAACTATTTTTTTATGAGTGCCAGCGTATTCGCTCTCGTTTTAGTAGGCTCGTTTGTTTCGATTAATATCGTTGAAAAGCGTCAAAGTCGATTCGCATGCCATTATGCTACGCCTGAACAAAGGTTCACTGACAGCTATGATTTCGATAACAACAAAGCTGCCAATAATGACAAAGCCATGTGGGCCGCAGCCGTTGTATTCGTCATGGTTGCCGTGTTTGTTGTACTTTCAACCGTCCTACCCAACGGCTGGCTAGCCCCATACGAAGGCCAACCTTTAGGACGCAGCGAAGTGATGCGTGGACTACCTATTATTATTGCCGTTACATTTGGTTTAAGTGGATTAACCTATGGCTACCTCTCTGGAAGCTTCAAGTGCGAGCGCGATCTGCTGAATGCTTGTCAAAAAAGCATGAGCCAACTTGGAGTGTTTTTACTGATCATCTTTGTTGCGTCGCAGATGATCTACCTCTTCAAGCTCAGCCAGTTGTCGGGTGTATTAGCCATGTCGATGAGTAGCTTAGTGACAGAGGTACAACTACATCCAGCAATAATTCTCTTATTGGTCGTTATTTTGTGTGCCTTTCTGAATATCTTTATGGGATCACCGATTGTTCAATGGAGCATGATAGCGCCCGTATTGATCCCTTCATTGTTCTATGTCGGCATTCCACTAGAAGTGACACAGGCGGCGTTTCGGATTGGAGACTCAGTCACCAACATTATTAGCCCACTGTTTGGCTATCTCGGGTTAATTTTAGCGGCCGCACAAGATTACGATAAGGAGGCTAAATTAGGCACCCTGATGTCATTAATGTTGCCTTTTAGCTTGGCGTTTTTGTTGGTGTGGACGACCTTACTACTAGTTTGGGTATACGTATTGCAGTGGCCGATGGGGTTATAG
- a CDS encoding TonB-dependent receptor plug domain-containing protein: protein MLKLKSSHAVPCLFSLTFIPVSFVMAESAIDETVVVTANAGQSTSLLDAPATLTVIDVQEQSKYQMTGDVGDLLIDAPGVSVSTQANGSRGVRIRGLSSDYTQVLLNSRRSYTREALWRGSDNALSLTPSIAIDNIEVIRGPMSTLYGADTMGGVVNVITRQHSGTAEGAISVEGQYNQGDKGGSGQIYGLYFSTPITDALGYTVYGNYLDTDESFYSDQSSFTKRRAQENYNLVNSFDYALNDQHTIDLEVQLSNEDQSGTAMYRGRSYEQERQLQSYTLGYDYQSYLVSVDAHLYYSDFDVKYDTPSSDITEQNYGGDVQAVFFVDDHTVTVGAEARNAEIENVGITGGSTDRTSTAVYLETNLAVADSTMLTLGGRFDHDSLFDSEFTYRGYITQGLTDNWSLKAGAGTAFKAPTMAQISPSYTAPASGPACPDRPAACNVYGNQDLKAETGTFSEIGAYYANEATSANATVFYNRVDDIIQQVERSNGSDGYYTFINVDKATLKGLELYAEHQFKHVGFDASYTYLDATDDTSGERLVGTSEHEASVKANWYVTYDTDLFARAHYRSEVRGELGNNDVSDPYTTFDIGMRHTLMEELELKLGVNNVMDEDVSSPETYTEVIQGRTYYAGLNYAF from the coding sequence ATGTTAAAACTCAAATCAAGTCATGCTGTACCGTGTCTGTTTAGCCTGACCTTTATACCCGTTTCTTTTGTTATGGCGGAATCTGCAATTGATGAAACCGTGGTTGTCACCGCAAACGCAGGTCAAAGTACAAGCCTACTAGATGCCCCTGCAACATTGACCGTGATAGACGTTCAAGAGCAGAGTAAATATCAGATGACAGGGGACGTAGGCGATCTGCTTATTGACGCACCAGGCGTTAGCGTGTCGACCCAAGCAAATGGCTCTCGTGGTGTGCGAATTCGTGGTTTAAGTAGTGACTACACGCAAGTGTTATTGAACAGCCGTCGATCTTATACCCGAGAAGCATTATGGCGTGGTAGCGACAATGCATTGAGCCTAACGCCAAGTATTGCTATCGATAATATCGAAGTGATTCGTGGCCCAATGTCCACTCTATATGGTGCCGATACCATGGGCGGTGTGGTCAATGTCATCACTCGTCAGCACAGTGGTACCGCAGAGGGTGCGATAAGCGTTGAAGGGCAATACAACCAAGGTGACAAGGGTGGTAGTGGACAAATTTATGGTCTGTATTTTTCAACCCCTATTACCGATGCTTTGGGTTATACCGTATATGGTAACTATTTAGACACCGACGAATCTTTTTATTCCGATCAGTCGAGCTTCACTAAACGTCGTGCGCAAGAAAATTACAATTTAGTGAACTCTTTTGATTATGCGCTGAACGACCAACACACGATTGACTTGGAAGTCCAACTGTCGAATGAGGATCAATCGGGGACGGCAATGTATCGTGGCCGCTCGTATGAACAAGAGCGTCAACTCCAAAGTTACACGTTAGGGTATGATTACCAATCGTATCTTGTGAGTGTCGATGCCCACCTCTACTACAGTGACTTTGATGTTAAATACGACACCCCAAGTTCAGACATCACCGAACAAAACTATGGCGGTGATGTACAAGCCGTTTTCTTTGTCGATGATCATACCGTGACAGTGGGAGCCGAGGCTCGCAATGCCGAAATCGAAAACGTCGGCATTACAGGAGGCTCTACCGATAGAACCAGTACTGCCGTTTATCTTGAAACCAACTTAGCCGTTGCCGATTCGACCATGCTGACACTCGGTGGACGTTTTGATCATGACTCCCTGTTTGACAGTGAATTTACTTATCGTGGATACATCACACAAGGTTTAACCGACAACTGGAGCTTAAAAGCCGGCGCTGGAACCGCATTCAAAGCACCGACCATGGCACAGATCTCACCGTCTTATACCGCGCCAGCCAGCGGCCCAGCTTGCCCTGATAGACCCGCGGCTTGTAACGTCTATGGCAACCAAGATCTCAAAGCAGAAACCGGCACCTTCAGTGAAATTGGCGCCTACTATGCCAACGAAGCCACCTCTGCTAACGCCACCGTATTCTATAACCGCGTTGACGACATTATTCAGCAAGTTGAAAGATCAAATGGGAGCGACGGCTACTATACGTTTATCAATGTGGATAAAGCGACGCTCAAAGGCTTAGAGTTGTATGCCGAACACCAGTTCAAGCACGTTGGATTTGACGCTTCATATACTTACCTTGATGCGACAGACGACACAAGCGGCGAACGCCTTGTCGGCACCTCTGAACATGAAGCTTCAGTAAAAGCCAATTGGTATGTCACTTACGATACCGATCTGTTTGCAAGAGCCCATTACCGCAGTGAAGTACGTGGTGAGCTCGGTAACAATGATGTCTCTGACCCATACACAACCTTTGATATTGGCATGCGTCATACCCTAATGGAGGAACTGGAACTGAAACTCGGTGTCAACAACGTGATGGATGAAGATGTATCAAGCCCTGAGACTTATACTGAAGTCATTCAAGGCCGAACGTATTACGCTGGCTTGAATTATGCTTTCTAA
- a CDS encoding MFS transporter, whose translation MGADELLLGPILQPIGQDLGVPAERITLFITAYSLAIAFIAPHFGRLSDQWGRLRIMLPACVLFGLSSIATGLVDQFDVGLLTRVMTGLASAGMLPIAFALAGDQPGDKAMKQIALVQAGLTLGMITSPAIGAFLTEWLSWRAAFIVLGVAALIVAALLAVQGGTHYVKNKTAKPEQPAMVQLLQIPGARGALLTMGLGLGGGIGVFNLVGQRLSDATELDIALVGLTYAVLGGVSVMGNMVMSRAIRRLGSGRAVMRTALVVCLLCSAWVFGGSATHVLMFLPVLFFWSLAGGIGSPALQNHIAQLSDSHRGTLMAMGMSMMHLGVAIWSGLAGFAYSLGSIWLAVLAVGLFSAAIAALKPIPVSGAD comes from the coding sequence GTGGGAGCGGATGAGCTGCTGCTTGGTCCGATTTTGCAACCTATCGGTCAGGATCTAGGCGTGCCAGCAGAACGGATCACGTTGTTTATCACGGCCTACAGCTTGGCGATTGCGTTTATCGCCCCACACTTTGGTCGCTTATCAGACCAATGGGGAAGGTTGCGAATCATGTTGCCAGCTTGTGTGTTGTTCGGTCTTTCTTCGATCGCTACTGGTTTGGTCGATCAATTCGATGTGGGTTTACTAACGCGAGTGATGACTGGCTTAGCCAGCGCTGGTATGTTGCCAATCGCGTTTGCATTGGCCGGTGATCAACCTGGTGATAAAGCGATGAAACAGATTGCTCTAGTTCAGGCAGGTCTGACTTTGGGAATGATCACCAGCCCGGCTATCGGGGCTTTTTTGACTGAGTGGCTGTCCTGGCGCGCAGCGTTTATTGTGTTAGGCGTAGCGGCCCTGATAGTGGCGGCATTGCTCGCTGTCCAGGGTGGTACGCATTATGTTAAAAACAAAACAGCTAAACCGGAACAACCTGCGATGGTGCAACTGTTACAAATTCCGGGTGCCCGCGGAGCGCTACTGACAATGGGGCTTGGTCTTGGTGGTGGGATCGGCGTCTTCAATCTGGTAGGACAGCGCTTGAGTGACGCCACTGAACTGGACATTGCACTGGTTGGCTTAACGTACGCGGTACTTGGTGGTGTGAGTGTGATGGGGAATATGGTGATGTCGCGAGCGATTCGACGCTTGGGCAGCGGCCGTGCTGTAATGCGAACTGCACTGGTGGTTTGCTTACTGTGCAGTGCCTGGGTGTTCGGTGGATCCGCAACGCATGTGTTGATGTTTTTGCCGGTGCTATTCTTCTGGTCGCTGGCCGGTGGAATCGGCTCGCCGGCGCTGCAAAACCACATTGCACAACTGTCAGATTCGCATCGTGGTACTTTGATGGCGATGGGCATGAGTATGATGCATTTGGGGGTTGCGATCTGGTCTGGTCTTGCGGGTTTTGCTTATTCACTGGGATCCATCTGGCTTGCCGTGTTGGCGGTGGGTTTGTTTTCCGCTGCGATTGCTGCCCTAAAACCAATTCCTGTCAGTGGTGCTGATTGA